The following are encoded together in the uncultured Desulfobacter sp. genome:
- a CDS encoding methyl-accepting chemotaxis protein has product MLNIPHRIKLVLWICALVITGFFVVQIFNGDAQYPEKAQKLFYLAIILSVMNLILLKLNYSKQRLIFYLEGSLDAMAFPVTTTDMNMKWVFVNKVTETLLAQHNLNKRSVIGKHCSNWQADICETENCGVSCLRKGKQTTHYSQEYPDAPSTYMQVDTHYIKDDTGKKIGHVELVTNVDSIKQLSETAKILTPSSESLLEVSKQFEQNSLDTSQRSDSVAAASEEMSSNMHSMSSAMEETTMNMNHVASAVEEMNATINEIAKNSENARSMTNLAVEQGKNASVQVSKLGESAKMITNVTEVISDISEQTNLLALNATIEAARAGESGKGFAIVAAEIKELAKQTSDATEEIKRTVETIQTSTDGTVSEIENISDGINEINDIVSSIASAVEEQAVTSQEISKNVGNASSRIAEINDNINQSSSVSTEIAEDITVVHESASQIAQNSSKLTSKAEELASLAKKLSAMVSDI; this is encoded by the coding sequence ATGTTAAATATCCCGCATAGAATCAAACTGGTCCTATGGATCTGTGCCCTCGTGATAACAGGATTTTTCGTGGTTCAGATTTTCAATGGCGATGCCCAATATCCTGAAAAAGCACAGAAGCTATTTTATCTTGCCATTATATTAAGTGTGATGAATCTCATCCTTCTAAAGCTGAACTACAGCAAGCAGCGATTGATTTTTTATCTGGAAGGATCGTTGGATGCAATGGCTTTCCCAGTGACCACGACAGATATGAATATGAAATGGGTATTTGTTAACAAAGTTACGGAAACATTATTAGCCCAACATAATTTGAATAAAAGAAGTGTAATTGGCAAACATTGTTCAAATTGGCAAGCTGATATATGTGAGACAGAAAACTGTGGGGTCAGCTGCCTTCGAAAGGGGAAGCAGACGACTCATTATAGTCAAGAATATCCTGATGCACCCAGCACATATATGCAGGTCGATACACACTATATCAAGGATGACACTGGGAAAAAGATTGGTCATGTGGAATTGGTCACCAATGTCGATTCAATTAAACAATTATCAGAAACTGCTAAGATCTTAACACCATCCTCTGAGTCTTTGCTTGAAGTATCAAAGCAGTTTGAACAAAATTCTCTTGATACTTCACAAAGATCTGATTCTGTGGCGGCAGCATCTGAAGAGATGAGTTCAAATATGCATTCCATGTCCAGCGCCATGGAAGAAACAACAATGAACATGAACCATGTAGCCTCAGCAGTTGAAGAAATGAATGCAACCATTAATGAAATTGCAAAAAATTCTGAAAACGCACGAAGTATGACAAACCTTGCTGTGGAGCAGGGGAAGAATGCGTCTGTTCAAGTAAGCAAACTTGGAGAATCAGCAAAGATGATAACCAATGTTACCGAAGTTATCTCAGACATTTCAGAACAAACAAATTTGTTGGCATTAAATGCCACCATCGAAGCTGCCAGAGCAGGAGAATCCGGTAAAGGGTTTGCTATTGTTGCCGCCGAGATAAAAGAACTTGCAAAGCAAACATCTGATGCTACTGAAGAAATCAAACGAACAGTTGAAACTATTCAGACTTCAACCGACGGTACCGTCTCTGAAATTGAGAACATATCAGATGGGATAAATGAAATTAATGATATTGTTTCTTCTATTGCCTCTGCTGTTGAAGAGCAAGCTGTTACAAGTCAGGAAATCTCCAAAAATGTCGGGAATGCCTCTTCCCGGATCGCCGAGATAAACGATAACATAAACCAGAGTTCTTCGGTATCAACAGAAATTGCTGAAGATATTACTGTTGTGCATGAGTCTGCGAGCCAGATTGCCCAAAACAGCTCCAAATTGACATCCAAGGCAGAAGAATTAGCGTCCTTAGCAAAGAAGTTATCTGCTATGGTCAGTGATATTTAA
- a CDS encoding DmsC/YnfH family molybdoenzyme membrane anchor subunit — MNSYEMPLVLFTVLSQSAIGLVVLSAFRQVGGPDTDLRSIRTEWLAAGFVLLAGLTASVFHLGHPSGMVRALTNLGRAWLSREALTTTIFLAMVAAGLVLMRKKNNPWFSLATAAVGLLVLIAMGMTYSPVSFPAVNNALPFIFFSLTALLLGSSAGLMFVPESSRPMLTRVLTVSLIVALVIYLLVPCIWLSGGTIMKQTAGLWLASPLYWTRIVIGLVLPLALIKLLKGAQAWLWAVILIGELLGRAVFFADTVHTAVNMGGLY; from the coding sequence ATGAATAGTTATGAAATGCCCCTGGTTCTGTTTACCGTACTCAGCCAGTCCGCCATAGGACTTGTGGTACTATCCGCTTTCCGGCAGGTTGGCGGGCCGGATACGGACCTTCGCAGCATTCGGACGGAGTGGCTGGCCGCAGGCTTCGTGCTTCTGGCCGGCCTCACTGCTTCGGTATTCCACCTGGGCCATCCTTCGGGCATGGTCCGGGCCCTGACCAATCTGGGAAGGGCATGGCTCAGCCGTGAAGCCCTGACCACGACAATTTTTCTTGCCATGGTGGCCGCAGGCCTTGTCCTCATGCGGAAAAAAAATAACCCCTGGTTTTCCCTGGCCACAGCGGCTGTCGGTTTGCTGGTCCTCATCGCCATGGGAATGACCTATTCTCCGGTCAGTTTTCCCGCTGTCAACAATGCCCTGCCCTTTATCTTTTTCTCTCTGACCGCCCTGCTTCTGGGCAGCAGTGCCGGACTGATGTTTGTCCCGGAATCGTCACGTCCCATGCTCACCAGGGTTCTTACCGTCAGCCTGATCGTGGCCCTGGTCATTTATCTGCTGGTGCCCTGCATCTGGCTTTCAGGCGGGACAATCATGAAGCAGACGGCAGGGCTCTGGCTGGCCTCCCCCCTGTACTGGACAAGGATCGTCATCGGACTTGTTCTGCCCCTTGCCCTGATCAAGCTTCTGAAAGGAGCACAGGCCTGGTTGTGGGCCGTCATCCTGATCGGTGAGCTTCTGGGCCGGGCCGTTTTTTTTGCCGACACCGTGCATACTGCCGTGAACATGGGAGGACTGTACTAA
- a CDS encoding 4Fe-4S dicluster domain-containing protein: MKKQLGFLVDSDRCVGCFTCAMACKNQYHQENGVVWREVYPLKEEIYPHKERAFYSLACNHCENPACLNVCPVEAYFKREEDGVVVHEQDKCIGCGNCIRSCPYGAPRFNPVLKKAEKCSLCHQRLDAGLKPMCVLSCPVEAIQVIELSTLDTTGLVHYAPGFPKQPSLNPSVRFRLPKLPEVVRRKTHE, translated from the coding sequence ATGAAAAAACAACTCGGCTTTTTAGTGGATTCGGACCGGTGTGTCGGCTGCTTTACCTGCGCCATGGCATGCAAAAATCAGTACCACCAGGAAAACGGCGTGGTCTGGCGGGAGGTCTATCCCTTGAAAGAGGAAATCTATCCCCATAAGGAAAGGGCCTTTTACTCTTTGGCCTGCAACCATTGCGAAAATCCCGCCTGCCTCAATGTCTGCCCAGTTGAGGCGTACTTTAAAAGAGAGGAGGACGGTGTTGTCGTGCACGAGCAGGACAAGTGCATCGGTTGCGGCAACTGCATACGCTCCTGCCCCTACGGGGCCCCCCGGTTCAACCCGGTTCTTAAAAAGGCGGAAAAGTGCAGCCTCTGCCACCAGCGCCTTGATGCGGGATTAAAACCCATGTGCGTGCTCTCCTGCCCGGTGGAGGCCATCCAGGTCATTGAACTTTCTACCTTAGATACCACGGGCCTTGTGCACTATGCGCCCGGATTTCCCAAACAGCCGTCCCTGAATCCGTCTGTGCGGTTCCGGCTGCCCAAACTGCCTGAAGTGGTAAGGAGGAAAACCCATGAATAG
- a CDS encoding molybdopterin-dependent oxidoreductase, with translation MSQWEKNEIEKALDCPMTRRRFMKWLTAAGVASAMPCSFLVPRDAQAAGIVYEGGYETFRNACPRNCYDTCSIVTYVKDGVAKFVEGAKESTFTRGGLCVKGNSYIRRLYSPDRIKYPMVQQGRGTGNWKRVSWDDALTRISEKFFEMNEKDGSMLGLAMTKYSGNFGITNYGVEGLMSSLGYTTRLVGTPCWPAGIDAQNYDMGNMWCNDPEDMVDARYVILWGVNPAWCSVHTMKYIYEARQRGAKILCIDPVLTQTAAKADEYWQLSTGEDGALALGMARHILDKGLVDQDWVAENSIGFKEFADYLKQEVTLEWASEKSGIPARRIARVAEEFATADPATIWIGYGMQRHVNGGASVRSIDALVAMTGNVGKIGGGARYGHLQTWGFNYHAMIQQPPQGAKGYLGKAAKGEFDFTKKSEGPAYTNRTLNINKTAREILDATDPPVRALWVSCKNPMNQDFDRNLMEKAFKKLELVVVVDQFFNPTVEQADIVLPVTTLFEEWTVNAGYWHYWLSLNEQAVKPLHEAKSNIEIAAALSKKMNELTPGSCTFPTDIDTKDWMAKEFNKGVYDLFGINSWKELKNGPQKAKTNLLAWGDGKFGTPSGKYEFKSDLCAEHGFNALPKYVAGRKPYDKLRLLTPHTKFGLHSQFINLDWMEEFNPRPYVYIHPETARARNIAEGDRVRVKNKTGEVTITASLTDNVPADAILMYEAWFKNTPYNCQNLVDDTSADMGGYKAGAPGVAIHDQFADLVKA, from the coding sequence ATGAGCCAATGGGAAAAAAACGAGATTGAAAAGGCCCTGGACTGCCCTATGACGCGAAGGCGATTCATGAAGTGGCTGACGGCAGCCGGCGTCGCATCTGCCATGCCCTGCAGCTTTTTGGTCCCCAGGGACGCGCAGGCAGCCGGTATTGTGTATGAAGGCGGTTATGAAACCTTTCGTAACGCCTGCCCCAGGAACTGCTACGACACCTGCAGCATCGTCACCTATGTCAAGGACGGGGTGGCCAAATTCGTGGAAGGTGCCAAGGAGTCCACCTTTACCCGAGGAGGGCTCTGTGTAAAGGGCAATTCATATATCAGACGGCTCTACTCTCCGGACCGCATAAAATACCCCATGGTCCAGCAGGGCAGGGGAACGGGAAACTGGAAGCGGGTATCCTGGGACGACGCCCTGACACGGATCAGTGAAAAGTTCTTTGAGATGAACGAAAAAGACGGGTCCATGCTGGGGCTTGCCATGACCAAATACTCGGGCAACTTCGGTATCACCAACTACGGGGTGGAAGGACTGATGTCCTCCCTGGGCTACACCACCCGTCTGGTGGGAACCCCCTGCTGGCCCGCCGGCATTGACGCCCAGAACTACGACATGGGCAACATGTGGTGCAACGATCCCGAAGATATGGTGGACGCCCGGTATGTTATCCTCTGGGGCGTAAACCCGGCCTGGTGTTCGGTCCATACCATGAAGTACATCTACGAGGCCCGGCAACGCGGGGCCAAGATTCTATGCATTGATCCCGTGCTCACCCAGACCGCAGCCAAGGCCGATGAGTACTGGCAGCTTAGCACTGGCGAGGACGGGGCCCTGGCCTTGGGCATGGCCCGGCATATCCTGGACAAAGGCCTGGTGGACCAGGACTGGGTAGCCGAAAACTCAATCGGATTCAAAGAGTTTGCCGACTACCTTAAACAGGAGGTGACCCTGGAATGGGCTTCCGAAAAATCCGGGATTCCCGCCCGGCGCATTGCCCGGGTGGCTGAGGAATTTGCCACAGCCGATCCTGCCACCATCTGGATCGGATACGGCATGCAGCGGCACGTCAACGGCGGGGCTTCGGTACGGTCCATTGACGCCCTGGTGGCCATGACTGGCAATGTGGGCAAGATCGGCGGTGGGGCAAGGTACGGACATCTCCAGACCTGGGGCTTTAACTACCACGCCATGATCCAACAGCCCCCCCAAGGGGCCAAAGGGTACCTGGGCAAGGCGGCCAAGGGCGAGTTTGATTTTACCAAAAAGTCAGAGGGGCCCGCTTACACCAACCGAACGCTGAACATCAATAAGACCGCCCGGGAGATTCTGGATGCCACGGATCCACCGGTACGGGCCTTGTGGGTCTCCTGCAAGAACCCAATGAACCAGGATTTTGACCGCAACCTGATGGAAAAAGCCTTTAAAAAGCTGGAACTTGTGGTGGTTGTGGACCAGTTTTTCAACCCCACCGTTGAACAGGCCGACATCGTCCTGCCCGTGACCACGCTTTTTGAAGAGTGGACCGTCAACGCAGGGTACTGGCACTACTGGCTTTCCCTGAATGAACAGGCGGTAAAACCCCTTCACGAGGCCAAGTCCAACATTGAAATTGCAGCGGCCCTGTCCAAGAAGATGAATGAACTTACCCCCGGCTCCTGCACCTTTCCCACGGACATTGATACAAAGGACTGGATGGCAAAGGAGTTCAACAAGGGGGTGTACGACCTGTTCGGAATCAACTCTTGGAAGGAGCTTAAAAACGGTCCCCAAAAAGCCAAAACCAACCTGCTGGCCTGGGGTGACGGCAAGTTCGGCACCCCGTCGGGCAAATATGAGTTCAAGTCTGATCTCTGCGCCGAGCACGGCTTCAACGCGCTGCCCAAGTATGTGGCCGGCCGCAAACCATACGATAAGCTTCGCCTTTTAACCCCCCACACCAAATTTGGCCTGCACTCCCAGTTCATCAACCTGGACTGGATGGAGGAGTTCAATCCCAGGCCCTATGTTTATATCCACCCTGAAACCGCCCGGGCCCGGAACATTGCCGAAGGCGACAGGGTCCGGGTGAAAAACAAGACCGGAGAGGTCACCATAACCGCATCTTTGACCGACAACGTTCCAGCCGACGCCATCCTCATGTATGAAGCCTGGTTCAAGAATACTCCCTACAACTGCCAGAATCTGGTGGATGATACCTCTGCAGACATGGGGGGCTATAAAGCCGGTGCCCCGGGCGTGGCCATCCACGATCAATTCGCAGATCTTGTTAAGGCCTAA